One genomic region from Bacillus sp. SLBN-46 encodes:
- the uvrC gene encoding excinuclease ABC subunit UvrC, whose product MNENIKQKLTLLPDQPGCYLMKDRQGTIIYVGKAKILKNRVRSYFTGSHDGKTLRLVNEIEDFEYIVTSSNIEALILELNLIKKYDPKYNIMLKDDKSYPFIKLTAERHPKLIITRKVKKDKGKYFGPYPNVGAANETKKLLDRIYPLRKCATLPDRVCLYYHLGQCLAPCVYEVREEQYKQMTDEITRFLNGGYKEIKKELTEKMTAAAEELDFERAKEFRDKIVHIETIMEKQKITMTDFTDRDVFGYAVDKGWMCVQVFFVRQGKLIERDVSLFPIYNEPEEEILTFLGQFYQKANHFKPKEILIQDEIDLNMTTQLLEVKVLQPKKGQKKDLVNLAIKNAKIALNEKFSLIEKDEERTIKAVENLGKLLGIYTPHRIESFDNSNIQGTDPVSAMVVFTDGKANKREYRKYKIKSVKGPDDYESMREVTRRRYSRALKDNLPLPDLIIIDGGKGHVEAVRDVLENELGLDIPLSGLVKDEKHRTSQLLYGNPLEIVPLERNSQEFYLLQRIQDEVHRFAITFHRQIRGKSAFQSLLDDIPGIGEKRKKLLLKQFGSVKKMKEASLEEFTDIGIPSNVAEELMKKLQE is encoded by the coding sequence ACCGCGTTCGTTCTTATTTTACCGGCTCACACGACGGAAAGACGTTAAGACTTGTTAATGAAATCGAAGACTTTGAGTACATTGTTACCTCATCCAATATAGAAGCTTTGATACTTGAACTAAATCTTATCAAAAAATATGATCCAAAATATAATATCATGCTGAAGGATGACAAAAGCTATCCGTTTATTAAGCTGACAGCAGAGAGACATCCCAAGCTGATTATCACAAGGAAAGTAAAAAAAGATAAAGGTAAATACTTTGGTCCTTACCCTAACGTTGGAGCAGCAAATGAAACAAAGAAACTACTAGACCGTATTTATCCGTTGCGAAAATGTGCGACACTCCCTGACCGAGTTTGTTTATATTACCATTTAGGCCAGTGTCTCGCACCATGTGTATACGAAGTTCGTGAGGAACAGTATAAGCAAATGACGGATGAAATTACTCGATTTTTAAATGGCGGATATAAGGAAATTAAAAAAGAACTAACCGAAAAAATGACGGCAGCCGCAGAAGAATTGGATTTTGAACGAGCAAAAGAATTCCGTGATAAAATCGTCCACATTGAAACCATCATGGAAAAGCAAAAAATCACCATGACGGATTTCACGGACCGTGATGTGTTTGGTTATGCTGTTGACAAAGGCTGGATGTGTGTACAGGTCTTTTTTGTCCGTCAAGGAAAGCTGATTGAGCGGGATGTTTCTTTGTTTCCCATCTACAATGAGCCAGAGGAAGAAATCCTTACGTTCTTAGGACAATTTTATCAAAAGGCCAATCACTTTAAGCCAAAGGAAATCTTAATCCAAGATGAAATTGATTTGAATATGACTACACAGCTCCTAGAAGTGAAGGTTCTTCAACCGAAAAAAGGACAAAAGAAGGACCTTGTTAACCTTGCAATCAAAAATGCAAAAATTGCCTTGAATGAAAAGTTTTCTTTAATTGAGAAGGATGAAGAACGAACCATTAAGGCAGTAGAAAACCTTGGAAAGCTTCTTGGAATTTATACCCCCCATCGGATTGAGTCTTTCGATAACTCTAATATACAAGGGACAGATCCCGTTTCAGCCATGGTTGTGTTTACGGATGGGAAAGCGAATAAGAGAGAATATCGCAAGTATAAAATCAAGTCTGTAAAGGGCCCGGATGATTATGAATCGATGAGGGAAGTAACTAGAAGAAGGTACTCGAGAGCTTTAAAAGATAATCTTCCTCTACCGGATCTTATTATTATTGATGGTGGAAAAGGACATGTAGAAGCGGTAAGAGACGTTTTAGAAAATGAATTAGGATTAGATATCCCACTATCGGGTCTTGTAAAGGATGAAAAACACCGGACGTCGCAATTGTTATACGGCAATCCGTTAGAAATTGTCCCACTTGAACGGAACAGCCAGGAGTTTTATTTACTGCAACGTATTCAAGATGAGGTTCACCGCTTTGCCATTACCTTTCACCGCCAAATACGTGGAAAGAGCGCCTTTCAATCCTTATTGGATGATATCCCGGGGATTGGGGAGAAACGCAAAAAACTATTGCTTAAACAGTTTGGTTCTGTGAAAAAAATGAAGGAAGCGAGTCTGGAGGAATTTACCGACATTGGTATTCCATCAAATGTGGCAGAAGAGTTAATGAAAAAACTTCAAGAATAG
- a CDS encoding aspartate kinase, whose product MGLVVQKFGGTSVGSVERILNVAACVKDETERGNNVVVVVSAMGKSTDKLVGLAKEISSQPNKREMDMLLSTGEQVTIALLSMALNKQGLPAVSYTGWQAGIVTEPVHGNARISTIKTESIKNQLAEGKVVIVAGFQGITEDGEITTLGRGGSDTTAVALAAALKADKCDIYTDVTGVFTTDPRYVKEARKLLSVSYDEMLELANLGAGVLHPRAVEFAKNYQVRLGVRSSMEKIEGTVIEGEATMEQNLVVRGVAFEDEITKVTVLGLTNSLTSLSTIFTTLAQNHINVDIIIQSTTEGGTANLSFSIHTDDLLETLKVLEDNKAVLGYEQLDAENKLAKVSIVGSGMISNPGVAAKMFEVLASNGIQIKMVSTSEIKVSAVLEEKNMLKAVELLHSAFELGN is encoded by the coding sequence ATGGGCTTAGTTGTTCAAAAATTCGGGGGAACCTCCGTTGGCAGTGTAGAAAGAATTTTAAATGTAGCAGCCTGTGTAAAAGATGAAACAGAGAGAGGCAATAACGTTGTTGTCGTTGTTTCTGCTATGGGAAAATCCACTGACAAGCTTGTTGGTCTAGCGAAGGAAATTTCCAGTCAACCTAATAAACGGGAAATGGATATGCTCCTTTCGACAGGCGAGCAGGTAACCATCGCCTTATTATCCATGGCCTTAAATAAACAAGGTCTACCAGCGGTTTCCTATACAGGCTGGCAGGCGGGAATCGTAACTGAACCTGTCCATGGAAATGCACGAATTTCAACTATCAAAACAGAATCCATTAAAAACCAACTTGCAGAAGGCAAGGTTGTTATTGTAGCCGGATTCCAAGGAATAACTGAAGATGGGGAAATCACAACTCTTGGTCGAGGGGGTTCTGATACGACAGCAGTTGCATTAGCAGCGGCGTTAAAAGCAGATAAATGTGATATTTACACGGATGTAACGGGTGTATTTACAACAGATCCGAGATATGTGAAAGAGGCACGTAAGTTATTATCCGTTTCCTATGACGAAATGTTGGAGCTTGCCAATCTCGGTGCAGGTGTACTGCATCCAAGAGCGGTAGAATTTGCTAAAAATTATCAAGTAAGACTTGGAGTTCGTTCAAGCATGGAGAAAATCGAAGGAACAGTCATTGAGGGGGAAGCAACAATGGAACAAAATTTAGTTGTACGTGGTGTCGCGTTTGAAGATGAAATTACAAAGGTTACCGTTTTAGGGTTAACCAATTCCTTAACCAGTTTATCAACCATTTTTACTACTCTTGCTCAAAATCACATCAACGTTGATATTATTATTCAAAGCACAACAGAAGGAGGAACGGCTAATTTATCCTTCTCCATCCATACCGATGATCTGTTAGAGACATTGAAGGTATTAGAAGACAATAAAGCTGTACTTGGCTATGAACAACTTGATGCAGAGAATAAACTAGCAAAGGTCTCCATTGTGGGTTCAGGCATGATATCTAATCCGGGTGTGGCTGCGAAAATGTTTGAAGTTCTTGCTTCAAATGGCATCCAAATCAAAATGGTCAGCACCTCTGAAATTAAAGTGTCTGCTGTTTTAGAAGAAAAGAATATGTTAAAAGCAGTTGAACTCCTCCACAGTGCATTTGAGCTTGGAAATTAA
- a CDS encoding YslB family protein — MKESTAVNQHLNNEEPEPRTISMFGYEIIREYLLPEILGKDTPEILYWAGKRLARKFPLPDHETLVEFFTNASWGQLEIIKETKNEIEFELISPLIVSRVKSKAEHFFQLEAGFLAQQIELQKEVIAEAFEHPVKKANKVQFTVKWDRKDQI, encoded by the coding sequence GTGAAAGAAAGTACAGCCGTTAATCAACATTTGAATAATGAAGAGCCAGAACCAAGAACCATTTCAATGTTTGGGTATGAAATCATTAGGGAATACCTTTTGCCAGAGATCCTTGGCAAAGACACGCCTGAAATCTTATACTGGGCAGGAAAACGTCTTGCACGAAAGTTCCCATTACCTGACCACGAAACATTAGTTGAGTTTTTTACAAATGCTTCGTGGGGACAGCTTGAAATAATAAAAGAGACGAAAAATGAAATTGAATTCGAACTAATAAGCCCACTCATTGTTTCTCGTGTAAAATCAAAAGCAGAGCACTTCTTCCAACTCGAAGCCGGCTTCCTTGCCCAACAAATTGAACTGCAAAAAGAAGTGATTGCCGAAGCGTTTGAACACCCTGTAAAAAAAGCAAACAAAGTCCAATTTACTGTTAAATGGGATCGAAAGGATCAAATTTAA